TAACGGATAAAGACTTTGACGAATTATTAGATAATTTTGAAAATATAGAGTTGTGGAAAGAAAAATTTCCTCCTAACAGTTATGTGTCAAAAGGATTTGTAATATCTAACATTTTTGATGTTACGGACGATCAGTCTATTTCAAACATAAAAACAACCTTAATAAAAAATAGTAAACGTAAAGACGAAAGCTTTATGGTAGATTTTCAAAAAGTCTTCCGTTCGTTATTAGGGGTTACTGATTTGGAGGTTGGATTTTCTATTTATAATAAAGAAGAAAATACCTTAATGAAGGTGCATGATTCTAGCATTAATAGTTTTTTGCTTAAAGCTAAAGAAGAGTTTAAGTGTGAGAATTTATTTTGTCATTACAGTTATGATAAAATTTTAAAAAGTAAAGCTAACCTTGCTATATCTGATGTAGATGCTAATTTTGAAAAATCTAAAGGTAAGGCTCCTCAGGTTAAAGTTTTAAAAGAGCAAGGTTTTAAAAGTGCCATTTTTGCACCAATAGCAGAACAAGGTGATTTACTTGCTGTTTTGGAGTTAGTATCTAAAACACCTAGAGCTTTAAATAGTATTAATGCCAATAAACTAGCAGACGTTATGCCTTTTATTTTGTCTGCTGTTAAGCGCTCTAAATTAGACGAGGCAAACTTAATACAGGCTATTATACAACGCGAATGTACTTCTATACATCCAAGTGTAAAATGGAAATTTGAAAGTGCTGCACGTAAGTTTATGCAAGAGGAGTATAATGGTAATGAAAACCCATCTTTTAATAAAATTAGTTTTGATAATGTTTATCCATTATTTGGTCAGATAGATGTTAAAGGATCGTCTGATGCTAGAAATAATGCAACACAAAAGGATTTAGCGCTTCAATTAAAATTAGTAGAAAAGATCGTTGAAAAAGCTTTTGATCATCAAAAATTACCAATTTTTGAGCAATTATTATTTCAGGTTAAAAGTTATCAAATTGCTTTAAAAAATGATTTTAAAGTTGATAGTGAGCAAAAAATCACTCATTTTTTTAAATATGAAATAGAGCCACTTTTTAAATTTCAACTTAAATCAAAATCATTTATAACCCAAGACATTGAGGATTATTTTGCTAAAGTAGATGCTAATCTTGAAGTGATATATTATTATCGTAAAAATTATGATGATACTATTAGCTTGATAAACAAAAATATGTCTGCCTTGTTAGATAAAAAACAAGTAGAAGCACAAGCTATGTATCCTCACTTTTTTGAGCGTTTTAAAACGGATGGTGTTGAGCATAATATGTACATTGGAGAGTCTATTACAAAAGAAGATTCGTTTAACGAGTTATACTTATATAATTTAAGATTGTGGCAAATGCAAGTCATGATTGATATGGAAACGTCTTTTTACACCAAACAGCATAAATATCCTATCGCGCTTGATGTTGCATCAATGATTTTAGTGTTTAATCAACCGTTATCTATTAGATTTAGAGCAGATGAGAAACACTTTGATGTGGATGGTACTTATAATGCAAGATACGAGGTGGTTAAAAAACGAGTTGATAAAGCTAATATTAAAGGTACAGACGAGCGCATTACTGCTAAGGGTAAGTTAACAATTGTCTATTCTCAGCAAGAAGATGAGTTTGAATACTTAAAATATGTTAGATTTTTACAATCAAAACATAAATTAGGTGATGAGGTAGAAATATTAGAGTTAGAGGATTTGCAAGGAGTAACTGGCTTAAAAGCTATTAGAGTTAATATCTTGTATCAAGACCAAAACAATACAAAGCAGTTTTACACGTATAACGATTTAATGCAGGCTATAAAATCCTAACCAACTAAAAGTTGGTTAAGATTTTGAGGTAGTATGTATTGTATTTGCGATGTTGTATCTAATACATCCTGAATATTTACACCTGGATTGTTTTTTACAGCAATACCAAAAGCAAGTAGTGATATAATAATACCTATCATAAATACAGTGTATGTTATTCTTAATAAACGGTATTTTCGTTCTAAAACAATTCCTAAAAAATATAAATCTTTAGTCAGTGACTTGTAAATGTACTCCTTGTCATTTATCATTTCATTAATAGCCCATTCAAATTCGTTAAGTTTCATTTTATGAAAATTCCCAAAAAACGTTAAGTTAACTTCTTTGTTTTCTACATCTTCTTTAGTGAATTGACCACTAGTTACATTGGGTCTTGTAGCAATTATGGACATTACCATAGATACAACACTAAACAGAGTGAAAATCACAGTAGGCCAAGTTAGATAAGGGTTGGTGTCTAATTTAGAAATTAAATTAGCCAATACAACCGATATAATAATAGCATTAACAGATAATAAGATGTTGGCTTTAGTGTCCGCAATGTCACTTAATTTAATGTGATTTCGTAGCGCAGTTCTGTAAAACGATTGAATAGCACGTTCTGGACTTTCGTTTTTATATTGGGCTTTGTACTTTGCCTTTAGCTCTTCTGTATTTTGTTTCTTTTTTTGTTTCTTTTTTGCAAGGATCAGCTTAGCAAGATTTTTTTCTTTTCTTTGTTGCCAATTTTGTAAGGCATAATCCGTATAATAACTGTGTTTTTTAGATAAGACTTTAATGTTCTCGTCAAGCCATTCTCTTGGTGTGTAGTTTGCAATACCTGCTAATTCTAACTCTTTTCTTAAAAACTCGCTAGCTTCCGGAAAGTATTTTTTTCCAAAATGAGAGGCATCAGCATCGCGTAAAATTTTCTCTAATTCGGTTTCTGGCTTACTATCAAATTTTGTAGCTAGTATACAATCTTCAACAGCTTTAATAGTTTTTTCGTCTACATTTTCTGTAGTCAAAAATTCTCTAGCTATTTGTGCGCTAACCTCCTCATGGCCTTCTCTTTTTTTAGTGTAGCCCACATCATGTAATAAAGCTGCTAATTGAAGTATTTGCGCATCATTAACATCAATTTTAGAGTTTTCTATAATTTCTTTCGTACTTTTAAATACTCGTAAGGTATGCGTGTGATTGTGATAGACTATCGTGTTTGGTAGCTCATTTTTAAGGAGTTCAAATACAAAAGCTTCGGTTTTTTCAATTAGTTTAGACATGAGTGCATAATTATTCTTATCCAAAGTACTAAAAAAATAAAACTCTCAACCTTTAATGACAAAAAATAACATATTTCTAACGTTTGTTTTAGCTTTTCTATTGACTAATTGTGCCAGTTTTGAGGCGCAATATAAATCAGAAGATAAAACTGTAGTTGCATTACCAAATAAACCAATTGACAAAACGTTTTACTTAGTTGGTGATGCAGGAAAATCACCAATGGGTGGATTTAGTAGTGGATTAACTGCATATAAAAACCTAATAAAACAAAAAGATACCAAAGGTGACTATACTATATTTTTAGGAGACAATATTTATCCTGCAGGTCTACCAACAAAGGAAGATCCATATTATGACGAAGCTAAAAACCATTTACAAGCACAAGTAAATGCTGTTTCTGGTTTTAATGGTGAAGTATTGTTTATTCCTGGAAATCACGATTGGTACGCAGATGGTTTAAATGGGTTAAAAGATGAAGAAAAATTTATTGAAGACGCATTGGGTAAAAACACATTTCAGCCAGAAAACGGTTGTCCGTTAGAAGTGGTCGAGGTTAGTGATGGTATCGAGTTAATTATCATTGACACACAATGGTATTTAGAAAACTGGAATGATCATCCTACTATAAATGACGAGTGTGAAATTAAAACAAGAGAACGCTTTTTATTAGAATTAGAAGGCGAGTTTAAAAAAGCACAAAATAAAACCGTTGTAGTTGCTATGCATCATCCCATGTATACTAATGGTACTCATGGTGGATTTTATAGCGCAGATAAACATTTGTACCCAACACAAAGTAAAATTCCGGTTCCAATATTAGCTTCATTTTTAACGCAAGTTAGAACACAAGGTGGTGTTTCTATTCAAGATAGGTATAACGAGCGTTATAATAAGATGATGAATCGTATTGAAACCTTAGCTTTAGAGTATACAAATATAATTTTTACATCTGGGCACGAACACAATTTACAATACATAGAAAATAATGGAATCAAACAAATTGTATCAGGTTCTGGTGCTAAACAATCTGGAGCAGCCTTAAGTAATAATGGTTTATTTGCCTATGGTAAACAAGGTTTTGCAACACTAACAGTATTTAAAGATGGAAGTAGTTATGTTAGTTTTTATGGTGAGGATAATGAGCAGCCAAAACTGTTATTTACCAAGCAAATTGCTGAAAAAAACGCGTCTCAATTTGATTTATCAACATTACCAGATAGCTTTTCACCGACTATTCAAGCCTCAATTTATACTGAAGAAGAAACTCAAAAAACAGGTGTTTATAAAACATTTTTTGGAGAGAAATATCGTGATATCTATAGCCAAAAAGTAGAAGTTCCTATTGCTACATTGGATACGCTTTATGGTGGTCTAGAAATTGTTAGAGAAGGTGGAGGTCACCAAACAAGATCTTTAAGATTACAAACTAAAGATGGTCGACAATTAAATATGCGTGCGTTGCGCAAAAGTGCTACACAGTATTTGCAAACGGTTTTGTTTAAAGAAACATACTTAAAAGATGATTTTGATAAAACTAAAGTCGAAGATTTAATATTAGATTTTTATACAGCAGCACACCCTTATGCGTTTTCAGTAGTTCCAGATCTGTCACATGCAGCAGGTGTGTACCATACTAATCCTAAATTGTTTTATATACCAAAACATAAATATTTAAAGGATTACAACTATAATTATGGTGGCGAATTATATTTAATTGAAGAACGTCCTGAAGATAATTATACAGATGAAAAAAACTTTGGTTATGCAGATGATATTGAAAGTACACATGACATTATTAAAAAAATTAGGACTGACGAAAAATATAAAATAGACGAAAATGCTTTTATTAGAGCACGCCTTTTTGATATGCTTTTAGGAGATTGGGACAGACACCAAGACCAATGGAGATGGGCTCAGTTTAACCAAGATAATGGAGATAAATTATATAAACCTATTCCTAGAGATAGGGATCAAGTGTTTTCTAATTTTGATGGTGCTTTATTAGATATTATGCGTTTTATTTCTGGATCAACTAAACAGCTTCAAGTGTATGATGGTGAGTTGAAGGATATAAAATGGATGAATAGTGCAGGTATTAAATTGGATAAAGTGTTAATTCAAAATTCTGATAAATCTGTTTGGATTAAGCAAGCACAATACTTGCAAGATAATATTACAGATGCTGTTATTGAAGAGGCTTTTAGTAAAGTTCCAAAAGAAGTACAAGAAGAATCTTTATTGCAGATAAAAACATTTTTAAAAGAAAGAAAAAATAACTTACTAGATATAGCAGAGCGTTATTCTGATTATCTTAATCAATTGGTGATACTAACTGGTACAGATAAGGATGATTATATTGAAGTTAATAGGATTGCAGATAATCAAACGCAAGTTGTAATTTCAAGAATAAAAGATGGTAAAAAAGCAGATGTTATAGTAGATCGTACTTTTGATAAGGATATAACTAAGGAGTTATGGATTTATGCTTTAGATGATGATGATATAATTGAAGTTAGCGGTAAAGCTAGTAACTTAATTTTTACACGTATTATTGGTGGGCAAAATAACGATGAATATATTATTAATAATGGAAGACGTGTACGTATTTATGACCATAAATCAAAACCAAATACCATAACTAAAAACAATGGAGCTAAGGTTAAATTTACAGATATTTACAATAATAACCTGTTTGATTTTCAGAAAAACATAGTTAAAACAAGTGTGGTTACCCCAAGTCTAGGGTATAATCCAGATGATGGTTTTAAAGTAGGTGTAGGCTTAAATTATACTGTTAAGGGATTTTCTCGTAACCCATACTCGCAACAACATCGTTTTAAAAGTGGTTACTTTTTTGCAACTAGTGGTTTTAGTTTAAATTATGATGGTGAATTTGCAAACCTTTTTGGCGAATGGAACTTGCATGTCGCAGGACAACTAACAAGCGAGAATTTTACCAATAACTTTTTTGGTTATGGTAATGAAACCGTTAACAATGATGATGACTTAGATTTAGATTATAATAGAATTAAAACAAGTATATATGCAGCTAGTGTAGGTGTCCTTAAAAAAGGAGATTTTGGATCTGATTACGGAATAAAAATAACTACAGAAGCTGTAGAGATTGGAGAAACACCAGACCGTTTTATTGAAACACAAGAACCGTCTGTAAACACAACAGACTTTTATAATAGACGCTTTTTCGCAGGTTTAGAAGGGAATTTTAATTATCATAGTTTTGATAATGCTATAAATCCTTCCAGAGGGATGACCTTTGATTTAGGTGTAGGAGGTAAAACCGAAGTTAAAGACTCTAAATACACATACGGATTTGTAAATACTGCTTTAGGGTTTTACAACGCGCTATCTACAAACAGAAAACTAGTTTTAAAAACAGATGCACGCGCACAAATGCGATTTGGTGATGATTTAATATTTTATCAAGCAGCAAATATTGGTGGAGCCAATGGACTGCGTGGTTACAGGTTGCAACGTTTTACAGGTCAAAATAGTTTAACAGGTAGTGCAGATATTAGATATAGCTTTAATCAGTTTAAAACAAAAACGTTACCATTACAATTAGGTGTCTTTGTTGGAGGTGATGTAGGACGTGTTTGGACTAAAAATGATGCGTCAAAAATTTGGCATAATGATTATGGAGTTGGATTTTGGGTGACTGCAGCAGATAGTGTTTCTGGAACATTTAACTTTTTTAATAGCGAAGAAGGATTACGTTTTTCTTTTGGATTTGGATTAAATTTTTAAAACCCAATTAATGAAAAATGTTATAGTTAATGGTTTTGAATATTTAAAAAAACTTGAAAGTAAAATTGCTTTTTACCCTTCGGTTTATAGCCTGACAGGATTGCTGTTTACATTTTTTATGTACTATGCAGAAAATAGAGGTATATCGTCTTATTTAGTAGACAATGTACCTTTGTTGGTTATAAATAATTCAGAAACTGCATTTAATATTTTAACCACGTTTATTGCTGGACTAATCTCTATAATGGTTTTTAGTTTTTCCATGGTAATGATATTGTTAAATCAAGCATCAAGTAACTTTTCGCCAAGAGTCTTACCTGGTTTAATATCTAATAAGCGTCATCAAAAAATATTAGGTATATATAACGCAACGTTGCTATTTTGCATCTTTACTATGGTAGGTATAGAGCCTGATGGAGGCGAAAACCAATTGCCAGGCTTTTCAGTATTATTGGCTATTGTATTTATGGTTATCTGCTTAGGTGCTTTTATTTATTTTATACATTCTATTTCGCAAGAGATTCAGGTTCATAGTATCATGCAACGCATATTTGATGAAGCTAAAAATAGACTAGATAAACTTATACATTCAGAAGAAGATATAACTCAAGAGTTTCCAAATACAGATGATTGGACGGTTTATAAGTCACCAGCAACAGGCTTTTTGCAAGATATTATATTAGACCCTTTTAGTCAACACGCAAAACAAAATGACAATCAATTTGAAATTGTAGCAATTAAAGGACAATACGTATATAAGGACAAGCCTTTATTTAAAAGTAAAACAAAACTTAAAGACGAAGCTCTTGAAGATTTATTAGCTTATTTTCTTTTTTCAAGAGACGAGATTATAGAAGACAACTACGTTTTAGGCTTT
The genomic region above belongs to Olleya sp. Hel_I_94 and contains:
- a CDS encoding GAF domain-containing protein, whose translation is MIDLNDNINLPFSLQISFNKLIERYNDLAKSEDSFIAAKANRILEIGQANPVLKEGFSKISVLKKYEKEIAILLEDSFSEVLSLNEIKTASVPYHNFIFNASKRFENIIKSAGPDFELVIKNMPENDWYILSCTIIMSFCYNYDTNFKRPLYYEIPNENGIVRIYKITYNADFMEIIPTEAAPKLTDKDFDELLDNFENIELWKEKFPPNSYVSKGFVISNIFDVTDDQSISNIKTTLIKNSKRKDESFMVDFQKVFRSLLGVTDLEVGFSIYNKEENTLMKVHDSSINSFLLKAKEEFKCENLFCHYSYDKILKSKANLAISDVDANFEKSKGKAPQVKVLKEQGFKSAIFAPIAEQGDLLAVLELVSKTPRALNSINANKLADVMPFILSAVKRSKLDEANLIQAIIQRECTSIHPSVKWKFESAARKFMQEEYNGNENPSFNKISFDNVYPLFGQIDVKGSSDARNNATQKDLALQLKLVEKIVEKAFDHQKLPIFEQLLFQVKSYQIALKNDFKVDSEQKITHFFKYEIEPLFKFQLKSKSFITQDIEDYFAKVDANLEVIYYYRKNYDDTISLINKNMSALLDKKQVEAQAMYPHFFERFKTDGVEHNMYIGESITKEDSFNELYLYNLRLWQMQVMIDMETSFYTKQHKYPIALDVASMILVFNQPLSIRFRADEKHFDVDGTYNARYEVVKKRVDKANIKGTDERITAKGKLTIVYSQQEDEFEYLKYVRFLQSKHKLGDEVEILELEDLQGVTGLKAIRVNILYQDQNNTKQFYTYNDLMQAIKS
- a CDS encoding Pycsar system effector family protein — encoded protein: MSKLIEKTEAFVFELLKNELPNTIVYHNHTHTLRVFKSTKEIIENSKIDVNDAQILQLAALLHDVGYTKKREGHEEVSAQIAREFLTTENVDEKTIKAVEDCILATKFDSKPETELEKILRDADASHFGKKYFPEASEFLRKELELAGIANYTPREWLDENIKVLSKKHSYYTDYALQNWQQRKEKNLAKLILAKKKQKKKQNTEELKAKYKAQYKNESPERAIQSFYRTALRNHIKLSDIADTKANILLSVNAIIISVVLANLISKLDTNPYLTWPTVIFTLFSVVSMVMSIIATRPNVTSGQFTKEDVENKEVNLTFFGNFHKMKLNEFEWAINEMINDKEYIYKSLTKDLYFLGIVLERKYRLLRITYTVFMIGIIISLLAFGIAVKNNPGVNIQDVLDTTSQIQYILPQNLNQLLVG
- a CDS encoding metallophosphoesterase → MTKNNIFLTFVLAFLLTNCASFEAQYKSEDKTVVALPNKPIDKTFYLVGDAGKSPMGGFSSGLTAYKNLIKQKDTKGDYTIFLGDNIYPAGLPTKEDPYYDEAKNHLQAQVNAVSGFNGEVLFIPGNHDWYADGLNGLKDEEKFIEDALGKNTFQPENGCPLEVVEVSDGIELIIIDTQWYLENWNDHPTINDECEIKTRERFLLELEGEFKKAQNKTVVVAMHHPMYTNGTHGGFYSADKHLYPTQSKIPVPILASFLTQVRTQGGVSIQDRYNERYNKMMNRIETLALEYTNIIFTSGHEHNLQYIENNGIKQIVSGSGAKQSGAALSNNGLFAYGKQGFATLTVFKDGSSYVSFYGEDNEQPKLLFTKQIAEKNASQFDLSTLPDSFSPTIQASIYTEEETQKTGVYKTFFGEKYRDIYSQKVEVPIATLDTLYGGLEIVREGGGHQTRSLRLQTKDGRQLNMRALRKSATQYLQTVLFKETYLKDDFDKTKVEDLILDFYTAAHPYAFSVVPDLSHAAGVYHTNPKLFYIPKHKYLKDYNYNYGGELYLIEERPEDNYTDEKNFGYADDIESTHDIIKKIRTDEKYKIDENAFIRARLFDMLLGDWDRHQDQWRWAQFNQDNGDKLYKPIPRDRDQVFSNFDGALLDIMRFISGSTKQLQVYDGELKDIKWMNSAGIKLDKVLIQNSDKSVWIKQAQYLQDNITDAVIEEAFSKVPKEVQEESLLQIKTFLKERKNNLLDIAERYSDYLNQLVILTGTDKDDYIEVNRIADNQTQVVISRIKDGKKADVIVDRTFDKDITKELWIYALDDDDIIEVSGKASNLIFTRIIGGQNNDEYIINNGRRVRIYDHKSKPNTITKNNGAKVKFTDIYNNNLFDFQKNIVKTSVVTPSLGYNPDDGFKVGVGLNYTVKGFSRNPYSQQHRFKSGYFFATSGFSLNYDGEFANLFGEWNLHVAGQLTSENFTNNFFGYGNETVNNDDDLDLDYNRIKTSIYAASVGVLKKGDFGSDYGIKITTEAVEIGETPDRFIETQEPSVNTTDFYNRRFFAGLEGNFNYHSFDNAINPSRGMTFDLGVGGKTEVKDSKYTYGFVNTALGFYNALSTNRKLVLKTDARAQMRFGDDLIFYQAANIGGANGLRGYRLQRFTGQNSLTGSADIRYSFNQFKTKTLPLQLGVFVGGDVGRVWTKNDASKIWHNDYGVGFWVTAADSVSGTFNFFNSEEGLRFSFGFGLNF
- a CDS encoding DUF2254 domain-containing protein; the protein is MKNVIVNGFEYLKKLESKIAFYPSVYSLTGLLFTFFMYYAENRGISSYLVDNVPLLVINNSETAFNILTTFIAGLISIMVFSFSMVMILLNQASSNFSPRVLPGLISNKRHQKILGIYNATLLFCIFTMVGIEPDGGENQLPGFSVLLAIVFMVICLGAFIYFIHSISQEIQVHSIMQRIFDEAKNRLDKLIHSEEDITQEFPNTDDWTVYKSPATGFLQDIILDPFSQHAKQNDNQFEIVAIKGQYVYKDKPLFKSKTKLKDEALEDLLAYFLFSRDEIIEDNYVLGFKQITEIAVKAMSPGINDPGTTIIAIDYLAELFQSRMYKNDISILLEDNKPVVKISSVTFKELLYFVMAPIRTYAKHDVIIVNKLINLFQHLAFNIDCDNKGYLADIDNEVKRLSIDANSAISNQEDLKLINDRLKSFNL